The nucleotide window AATCTGGATGTAAAGGGTGATAAAATCACATTTTTTTCTTTTATAGCCCTTTCTTCAATTTCTTTTTTAAGAGAATCTTGAATTTTTGGACCTATTACAAAATGAAAGTCGTAATCTTTTAAAAGCGGCGCCGTTTTTAAGAGAAGGCGGATAAATTCATCTCCATAAGTGCCGGTCCCCATGCTAACGATAATTTGATTACTATTTTTTCTCTCTCTTTTAGCTTCCAAGGGGTCTACAACAACACCTGTAAAATAGATTTTTTTTCTGAATTTTAAAAAAAGATCAAGAAGATCAAAAGGAGGGGTGGCTTCAGGGTCTATGTGAACAAAAATAAAGTCAAAAACGTTTTGAAGCAAAGCTTCTGTATTTTGTATTAGCCCCTGCGGGATTTTCTTCTCTCCCCTAAAAGAACAAGTGATTAAACAAGAGGGATTTTTACTTTTAATTGTGTGGATAAGAAAGAGAATTTCGCTCTGAAGCCCAATCCTTCCAAAGGGAAAGTGTTCGCATATGAAAAAGTCATATTTTTTAGTGATGTTTTTTTTTATGTATTCTTTCCTTAATAATCGGATTTCCTGCTCGCTTTTTTCATTTCTTGGATCTTGCAAAGGGGCTCCATCGCAAGGCATAGTTAAGGGAGGAAGTTCGAGCAATGTGAAATTGGGAGATTCAGGCATTGGCAGAAGAGGCAAACTGCCTAGAAGATAATCAATTTTAAAGGAGCTTAGAAGCCATTTTGAAAGATAGAGGCTTCTTTGCAAATGGCCAAGTCCAAGCGGGGATGTATTGTAAAAAAGCCCTCTTGGCAAAGCTTTTTCATTTTCCATCTTAAGCCCTCAAAATTTTTAAGCTGAATCTTTAAAAAATCGGGAAAGTAAAAATCTAAATTCTTGTGAAGATCTTAAGTTGCAAAGCCAATCATCATGCATAATATCTTCAATAGGGGGCAAAGCCCTTGCTTGAATGGCTTTTTCAATATAATGAAGGGATTCAAGCAGATTCCCTTTAATGGAATGAACGCAAGCTAGCGTATAGTAAGCTCCTTCATTGCCAAGATAGGCGGAGGTTTGTAATTTTTGCTCTGCAATATTCATGAGCCATTGATTTTCCTCAAGCTTAATCGGATCTTTCGTGAGCTCTGCGTATGCTACGATAAGGGCTCCAAGATCCCCCCAAGCCATTTCATCCTCTGGATCTTCCAAAAGAATCTGCTCAAATACATCCCAGGCTTCTTTTAAGCAATCGGCATCCGAGAGCATCTCCCCTAAATGAAATAAAGAATGGGCAAGGCCTATTCGAGCAGGCGTGTATGAGGGCTCTTCTTTGATGATGTGGCTGAAGAATTTTACTGCCTTCTCAAGCTGCATCGGATCTTCAATTAAATCGCCGAGAATTTGTATGGCGGAAGCATAATTGAAAAGGGTGTCCATAAACAGGGGCGATAAGAAAGTATGTTCTTGCAAGATAAGCGATTTTTCAATTTTTCCAACTGCAAGCTCAGCTGATACCTTATCGCGTTTTAGTTCTGCATGCCTTAAAAGGGCTATCCCATAATCGAGCCAAAATTGAGCCGGCAAAGTTAAAGGGTATTCGCATAACCTTGCAAAATGCCTAATGCTGCACTCAAGGTATTCGCTTTCTATTTTATGATCTGCCATTTCCATGTAGCAAAGAGCTATTCCATAATGGAAGACATGGAATGAGGGATCGACTCTTAACCCATGGTGGTATTTTTCAATGGCTTTAACAAAAAAGTTAATGTCGTGAAAGTAGCGCCCTTGCTCTGTAAAGCAGCGTCCGTAAAAGTACCATGTTTCCGCTCTTTCACTATCTAAGCTTAAACTTCTTTGGATCTTCTCTTCAGCTTCTTTTAATATCTCAAATTGCTCTTCTTGCGCTCCAAGATTCATCAAAGCTTCGCCAAGCCTTAGCAATGTTTCAGGGTTATTAGGCTCGCAGACATCTGCAAGCTCAAACTTTTCAATGGCGCTATGTAATTTGTCGGCATCTCTTGTCACTTTGGCAGAGAGAAGCTCTAGGCTGCCCCAAAAAAGCCATAAGGTTAAATTATTGGAATCAAGCTCGGATGCTTTTTGAAAGGCTTTTTCGGCTTCGTCATAGTCCTCATCCGAAAAGGAATTTTCATATAGCTTCATGCTAGAGCATGCTAAGTTTAGCCAGCAAGCCATCTGATTCGGCTTTAACTTGAGGGATTGCCTATAGGAATATTTGG belongs to Criblamydia sequanensis CRIB-18 and includes:
- a CDS encoding glycosyltransferase, with product MENEKALPRGLFYNTSPLGLGHLQRSLYLSKWLLSSFKIDYLLGSLPLLPMPESPNFTLLELPPLTMPCDGAPLQDPRNEKSEQEIRLLRKEYIKKNITKKYDFFICEHFPFGRIGLQSEILFLIHTIKSKNPSCLITCSFRGEKKIPQGLIQNTEALLQNVFDFIFVHIDPEATPPFDLLDLFLKFRKKIYFTGVVVDPLEAKRERKNSNQIIVSMGTGTYGDEFIRLLLKTAPLLKDYDFHFVIGPKIQDSLKKEIEERAIKEKNVILSPFTSRFIDKLKESALSISFGGAGTISDVLQTRVKALVYPHPSQDDQIERVRKLKAKGLVSEVLANDLSEERLKSLILEALNKPSSTSSIQLTGGLNTLKKLQELLSS
- a CDS encoding tetratricopeptide repeat protein, with the protein product MEKTPYLNLFEKILSEKQFSSLDSFREPESWKGMSFNEKELLAILFVLQGNDLAAKGDQTAASKNFKLAAKAAPNSAKIFFKLGNSYIEMGKSLRNLKSACRYYQKALTLDPNFYEAWVFSAFAETIFSELCQDPKLFHEAQKKFETALKMCRDLKFDEDKETALFYKWGLSLYRKAKLSGEPCDYNQALLKLRAASCFKGNSSDFWNDYGNILAEQGTLIGQLDYFKEAKYSYRQSLKLKPNQMACWLNLACSSMKLYENSFSDEDYDEAEKAFQKASELDSNNLTLWLFWGSLELLSAKVTRDADKLHSAIEKFELADVCEPNNPETLLRLGEALMNLGAQEEQFEILKEAEEKIQRSLSLDSERAETWYFYGRCFTEQGRYFHDINFFVKAIEKYHHGLRVDPSFHVFHYGIALCYMEMADHKIESEYLECSIRHFARLCEYPLTLPAQFWLDYGIALLRHAELKRDKVSAELAVGKIEKSLILQEHTFLSPLFMDTLFNYASAIQILGDLIEDPMQLEKAVKFFSHIIKEEPSYTPARIGLAHSLFHLGEMLSDADCLKEAWDVFEQILLEDPEDEMAWGDLGALIVAYAELTKDPIKLEENQWLMNIAEQKLQTSAYLGNEGAYYTLACVHSIKGNLLESLHYIEKAIQARALPPIEDIMHDDWLCNLRSSQEFRFLLSRFFKDSA